From Streptomyces sp. NBC_00775, one genomic window encodes:
- a CDS encoding TetR/AcrR family transcriptional regulator — MTTEPQRPLRADARRNRERILQTARTAFAAEGISVSLDEIARRAGVGPGTVHRHFATKEALFEAVVREHLEQLTLDVRAALAEAEAGPAFFAFLARMTAEADAKQDLTEAITAAGAPMGAATEEVAAQLRELFGALLARAQQAGVVRNDVDAADVQAIVVAALTASRRRGTNDRPGRLAEIVFDCLHPRHTNTDGNRA, encoded by the coding sequence TTGACCACCGAGCCGCAGCGCCCCCTGCGCGCCGACGCACGCCGCAACCGGGAGCGCATCCTGCAAACGGCCCGCACGGCCTTCGCCGCCGAGGGCATCTCGGTCTCCCTTGACGAGATCGCCCGCCGGGCTGGGGTTGGGCCCGGCACGGTCCATCGCCACTTCGCCACCAAGGAAGCGCTGTTCGAAGCAGTCGTGCGCGAGCACCTCGAGCAGCTGACACTCGACGTCCGCGCCGCCCTGGCCGAAGCGGAGGCCGGGCCGGCGTTCTTCGCCTTCCTCGCTCGGATGACCGCCGAGGCCGATGCGAAGCAGGACCTGACCGAAGCCATCACGGCAGCGGGCGCCCCCATGGGCGCCGCAACCGAGGAAGTGGCGGCACAGCTACGCGAGTTGTTCGGCGCACTCCTCGCCCGCGCCCAGCAGGCCGGGGTGGTGCGCAACGACGTGGACGCAGCCGATGTGCAGGCCATCGTCGTGGCCGCACTGACGGCCAGCCGCCGACGAGGCACGAATGACCGGCCCGGGAGGCTGGCGGAGATCGTCTTCGACTGCCTGCACCCTCGCCACACCAACACCGACGGGAACAGGGCGTGA
- a CDS encoding nuclear transport factor 2 family protein, translating to MTTGAPREVLQLFLRLTADGPNEAMADLFTTDAVLEMPYLPPGAPAQEPGRDAFRAHLQEGAKLQKFTAVDHVHVHETADPELVIADYRLHGRILATGKQFTFDMVQFVRVRDGLITWSRTYSNPLDGAIAFDATEGLLAAITAA from the coding sequence ATGACCACTGGCGCACCGCGCGAAGTCCTCCAGCTTTTCCTCCGCCTCACCGCCGACGGGCCCAACGAGGCGATGGCCGACCTGTTCACCACGGACGCCGTCCTCGAGATGCCCTACTTGCCCCCGGGCGCACCCGCGCAGGAGCCGGGGCGGGACGCCTTCCGGGCGCACCTGCAAGAAGGGGCAAAGCTGCAGAAGTTCACCGCCGTGGACCACGTCCACGTCCACGAGACGGCCGATCCCGAACTTGTCATCGCCGACTACCGCCTCCATGGCCGAATCCTGGCCACCGGGAAGCAGTTCACCTTCGACATGGTGCAGTTCGTCCGCGTCAGGGACGGCCTGATCACCTGGTCACGCACCTATTCCAATCCGCTCGACGGGGCGATCGCCTTCGACGCGACCGAGGGACTGCTCGCCGCCATCACGGCTGCTTAG
- a CDS encoding phosphotransferase family protein, translating into MDEVKVVVAHSERATLRVGGVFLKVDADQARIDVEVEAMSLAPVPTPEVLWRKPHVLAIAALPGTTLGRLGGPSTGSPAAWAAAGAAIRKLHDAPLPPRPGQAGRSIVALAAELDDECESLVTNGLLPADLVTRNRQVAEAALRPWTPAFTHGDLQIAHVFVDGDEVTGIIDWSEAGQGDALYDLATFTLGHEEHLDDVVAGYGTDIDLDVINAWWSFRSLLVVRWLTEHGFDPFAPGCEVDVLRSRM; encoded by the coding sequence ATGGATGAGGTCAAAGTCGTTGTCGCCCATTCCGAGCGCGCGACCCTGCGCGTCGGCGGCGTGTTCTTGAAGGTGGACGCCGATCAGGCGCGCATCGACGTCGAGGTCGAGGCGATGTCCCTCGCGCCGGTCCCGACCCCGGAGGTCCTGTGGCGCAAGCCGCACGTGCTCGCGATCGCCGCACTCCCGGGGACGACGCTTGGGCGCCTCGGCGGGCCGTCGACCGGGTCGCCGGCGGCGTGGGCCGCGGCGGGCGCCGCCATCCGGAAGCTGCACGACGCGCCGCTGCCGCCTCGGCCCGGCCAGGCCGGCCGGAGCATCGTCGCGCTGGCGGCGGAACTCGACGACGAGTGCGAGTCGCTCGTGACGAACGGCCTCCTGCCCGCCGACCTGGTCACCCGCAACCGGCAGGTCGCCGAGGCCGCGCTCCGGCCGTGGACCCCGGCGTTCACGCACGGCGACCTGCAGATCGCGCACGTCTTCGTCGACGGCGACGAGGTCACGGGCATCATCGACTGGTCCGAGGCCGGCCAGGGTGATGCCCTGTATGACCTCGCCACCTTCACGCTCGGACACGAGGAGCACCTCGACGACGTCGTCGCCGGCTACGGCACCGACATTGACCTCGACGTGATCAACGCGTGGTGGTCGTTCCGAAGCCTGCTGGTGGTTCGCTGGCTGACCGAGCACGGCTTCGACCCGTTCGCGCCGGGCTGTGAGGTCGACGTGCTGAGATCCCGGATGTGA
- a CDS encoding NmrA family NAD(P)-binding protein: protein MRNADTPRVLVLGATGRTGSAVVKALETTPGQAVPVRASRSETTVEQWIKEGKEAVRIDLDDPDTFPSALEGIDRVFLMTGYTSAMNHQTKTLVDAAEDAGVSFVVHLGVFSDKRSTDPHFAWHELVERYIAGSKLAWANVHPHVFMENLLGINRLRDGQMVWPMGDKQVGWIAGDDIASVVAKVLAEGPETHAGKDYYLSADLLNGTEVAEALSAALGREIPALVLTPDDLQRMIDAGLDTAPANMDAAYAASTLTWARQTYEGRFDYSAVTTSTVQELLGREPIHLESWATAHRQELLDQIS from the coding sequence ATGCGGAACGCAGACACCCCGCGAGTGCTGGTCCTGGGCGCCACCGGCCGCACCGGATCGGCGGTCGTGAAGGCGCTGGAGACGACACCCGGCCAAGCGGTCCCGGTGCGCGCTTCACGCAGCGAGACGACCGTCGAGCAGTGGATCAAGGAGGGGAAGGAAGCGGTCCGCATTGATCTCGATGACCCCGACACCTTCCCCAGCGCGCTGGAGGGCATCGACCGGGTATTCCTGATGACCGGCTACACCTCGGCGATGAACCACCAGACCAAGACCCTGGTGGACGCCGCCGAGGACGCGGGCGTCAGCTTCGTGGTGCACCTGGGCGTGTTCAGCGACAAACGCTCCACCGACCCGCACTTCGCGTGGCACGAACTGGTGGAGCGCTACATCGCCGGCTCCAAGCTGGCCTGGGCGAATGTGCATCCGCACGTGTTCATGGAGAACCTGCTGGGCATCAACCGGCTGCGCGACGGCCAGATGGTGTGGCCGATGGGCGACAAGCAGGTCGGCTGGATCGCCGGTGACGACATCGCATCGGTCGTGGCCAAGGTCCTGGCCGAAGGCCCCGAGACGCACGCGGGCAAGGACTACTACCTGTCGGCCGATCTCCTCAACGGCACCGAGGTGGCCGAGGCCCTCTCCGCCGCCCTCGGACGGGAGATCCCCGCGCTGGTCCTGACCCCGGACGATCTGCAACGCATGATCGATGCCGGGCTGGACACCGCGCCCGCCAACATGGACGCCGCATACGCGGCCAGCACACTGACCTGGGCGCGACAGACCTACGAGGGCCGCTTCGACTACTCCGCGGTCACCACCAGTACGGTCCAGGAGCTGCTCGGCCGAGAGCCCATCCATCTAGAGTCCTGGGCCACCGCACACCGTCAGGAACTGCTCGACCAGATCTCCTGA
- a CDS encoding TetR/AcrR family transcriptional regulator translates to MRTWAENDPKARLMARKREAIINAALTAFLEEGYGGSSVNRIAASAGVSITTLYRHFDSKDDLFVAVIQEACDTSAQTADPDWLNLPPLEGLTEAGCDLLQHILSEQQLALFRVVARDAQRFPELGHRYQQEILGDRIALFKRHLSHWPAGLRSKVSDPTRAAHVFSALLQAEIVDTALLGGPVPDSAAIRIRSQEAANDLLALAEAGRL, encoded by the coding sequence GTGCGTACCTGGGCGGAGAACGACCCCAAAGCGCGCCTGATGGCACGCAAGCGCGAGGCGATCATCAACGCCGCCCTCACGGCCTTCCTGGAAGAGGGGTACGGCGGAAGCTCGGTCAACCGCATCGCCGCGAGCGCAGGCGTGTCCATCACCACCCTGTACCGGCACTTCGACAGCAAGGACGATCTCTTCGTCGCCGTCATCCAGGAGGCCTGCGACACTTCCGCGCAGACCGCGGACCCGGATTGGCTGAACCTGCCGCCCTTGGAAGGCCTGACGGAAGCAGGCTGCGATCTTCTCCAGCACATCCTGTCCGAGCAGCAGTTGGCGCTGTTCAGGGTGGTGGCGAGGGACGCACAGCGCTTCCCCGAGCTCGGCCACCGCTACCAACAGGAGATCCTCGGAGACCGCATAGCCCTGTTCAAGCGCCACCTGTCCCACTGGCCGGCGGGACTGCGCTCCAAGGTCAGCGACCCCACACGGGCCGCGCACGTCTTCTCCGCCCTCCTCCAGGCAGAGATCGTGGACACCGCCCTGCTCGGCGGACCGGTCCCCGACTCGGCGGCCATCCGAATCCGTTCCCAGGAGGCAGCGAACGACCTGCTGGCCCTCGCCGAGGCCGGACGCCTGTAG
- a CDS encoding C1 family peptidase, with translation MTNVDWRSRFGRGWITSVRNQGGSQNCWAFATTALYEAMIRIEHLLWTRRSEGDLARGTGKQAWDLGNIGEGTIFVERYGLADPDCFPWGEAASLYTSKPHGANLQATPLSTTPDRSGRTMRIAAGATVTLTDPAQKRQWIDLVGPMAVILVPPADFGSLRDGIYMPTTSALGGAHALLVVGFNDDERYWIVKNSWGTASWGVDGFGKISYDAGLLENVGFTGLRGTNPDPWAKRRLRNGVLVQGGNGALRNNFELFVKAGANIDHWYRENADSKTPWARVGTVRSTDVWRDTFHDDALDFPAAVQSSFNRDFELVYRSNYRKLRHVYYDQAGGLWNDATLLGPQDPIGIPGFVQSNRGAPGDFEVVAVTGDGRAHHLTKHNSTPWTRTPGEWYEQQTFGSGIAFSGPSLVQSKLGVTASPENGQGELHYVCTLSGGGMAHFRRASAADGWTQLGTFGQDTTEAPCLVEGTYGAGNEMGVGNFELCVPVAGGHIEHWWRYNASPGPWNRSAVFGSDVRRVLGLLQSTYATNLELIAERTDGRCQHYWRDGAGWHAGAIIT, from the coding sequence ATGACCAACGTCGACTGGCGCTCGCGTTTCGGGCGCGGCTGGATCACGAGCGTACGCAACCAGGGCGGCTCGCAGAACTGCTGGGCGTTCGCCACGACGGCCCTGTACGAGGCGATGATCCGCATCGAGCATCTGCTGTGGACCCGCCGCTCCGAAGGGGATCTGGCACGGGGCACCGGCAAACAAGCGTGGGACCTCGGCAACATCGGCGAGGGCACGATCTTCGTCGAACGGTACGGACTGGCCGACCCCGACTGCTTCCCGTGGGGCGAGGCGGCGTCGCTGTACACGTCCAAGCCGCACGGCGCCAACCTGCAGGCGACCCCGCTGTCCACCACACCGGACCGCTCGGGCCGCACCATGCGCATCGCCGCCGGCGCGACCGTCACGCTCACCGATCCCGCGCAGAAACGCCAGTGGATCGACCTGGTCGGACCGATGGCCGTCATCTTGGTACCGCCCGCGGACTTCGGCAGCCTGCGCGACGGCATCTACATGCCCACCACCAGCGCCCTCGGCGGCGCACACGCCCTGCTCGTCGTGGGCTTCAACGACGACGAACGGTACTGGATTGTGAAGAACTCCTGGGGCACCGCCTCCTGGGGCGTGGATGGATTCGGCAAGATCTCGTACGACGCCGGACTGCTGGAGAACGTGGGGTTCACCGGGCTGCGCGGCACCAATCCCGACCCGTGGGCGAAGCGGCGGCTGCGCAACGGGGTCCTCGTCCAGGGCGGCAACGGCGCGCTGCGCAACAACTTCGAGCTTTTCGTCAAGGCAGGCGCGAACATCGACCACTGGTACCGGGAAAACGCCGACTCCAAGACACCCTGGGCGCGCGTCGGCACCGTACGGTCGACCGACGTGTGGCGGGACACGTTCCACGACGACGCCCTCGACTTCCCGGCCGCGGTGCAGAGCTCCTTCAACCGGGACTTCGAGCTCGTCTACCGCTCCAACTACCGGAAGCTGCGCCACGTGTACTACGACCAGGCCGGGGGCCTGTGGAACGACGCGACGCTTCTCGGGCCGCAGGACCCCATCGGCATTCCGGGGTTCGTGCAGAGCAATCGCGGCGCTCCCGGCGACTTCGAGGTCGTCGCGGTCACCGGCGATGGCCGCGCCCACCACCTGACCAAGCACAACAGCACACCGTGGACCCGCACACCGGGCGAATGGTACGAGCAGCAAACGTTCGGCTCCGGCATAGCCTTCAGCGGCCCCTCGCTCGTCCAGAGCAAGCTCGGTGTCACCGCGTCGCCCGAGAACGGGCAGGGTGAACTCCACTACGTCTGCACGCTGTCCGGCGGCGGGATGGCGCACTTCCGCCGCGCCTCCGCCGCGGACGGCTGGACCCAGCTGGGCACGTTCGGCCAGGACACGACGGAGGCGCCCTGCCTCGTCGAGGGCACCTACGGCGCCGGCAACGAGATGGGCGTCGGCAACTTCGAACTGTGCGTGCCCGTCGCGGGCGGGCACATCGAGCACTGGTGGCGCTACAACGCCTCCCCCGGCCCATGGAACCGCTCGGCAGTCTTCGGCAGCGACGTCCGCCGCGTCCTCGGCCTCCTGCAGAGCACGTACGCCACCAACCTGGAGCTGATCGCAGAACGCACGGACGGCCGCTGCCAGCACTACTGGAGGGACGGTGCGGGCTGGCACGCGGGGGCGATCATCACTTAG
- a CDS encoding alpha/beta fold hydrolase: MTPAIAGFEYRCVPVADGVSLNAAVSGSGSPIVLLHGFPQTHLMWRHVAADLAADHTVICPDLRGYGASDKPAETDATTYAKRTMAADIVALTRALGHDHFALAGHDRGALVAFRAGLDHPETITHLACLDVLPTLDMWQAMRGVTAAVGFHLYLMAQPPGLPEQMIAASPDAFFGHFLDIWTYNPQAIPADVRSSYLDACRDAVPSIVADYRASAGIDVDHDQADRDAANCLRMPVTVLQQDWGAALGFDAAALWSAWAPDLRHTTVTCGHFMAEEAPADIAKALRDLLAR; this comes from the coding sequence ATGACGCCTGCCATCGCCGGCTTCGAGTATCGGTGCGTTCCCGTCGCCGACGGCGTCTCGCTGAACGCGGCCGTCTCCGGCTCGGGCTCCCCGATCGTGTTGCTGCACGGCTTCCCGCAGACCCACCTGATGTGGCGGCATGTCGCCGCCGACCTCGCGGCCGACCACACCGTGATCTGCCCCGACCTGCGCGGCTACGGCGCCAGCGACAAGCCCGCCGAGACCGACGCCACCACCTACGCCAAGCGAACCATGGCTGCGGACATCGTCGCCCTGACCCGCGCGCTGGGGCACGACCACTTCGCGCTGGCCGGGCACGACCGCGGGGCCCTGGTCGCCTTCCGCGCCGGGCTCGACCACCCCGAGACGATCACTCACCTGGCCTGCCTCGACGTGCTCCCCACGCTGGACATGTGGCAGGCGATGCGCGGTGTCACTGCCGCCGTCGGCTTCCACCTCTACCTGATGGCCCAACCCCCTGGTCTGCCCGAGCAGATGATCGCCGCCAGCCCGGACGCCTTCTTCGGCCACTTCCTCGACATCTGGACCTACAACCCGCAGGCGATCCCCGCCGACGTCCGCTCCTCCTACCTGGACGCCTGCCGCGACGCGGTGCCCTCGATCGTGGCCGACTACCGCGCCTCCGCCGGCATCGACGTCGACCACGACCAGGCCGACCGGGACGCCGCCAACTGTCTACGGATGCCGGTCACCGTGCTCCAGCAGGACTGGGGCGCTGCCCTCGGCTTCGACGCGGCAGCCCTGTGGAGCGCCTGGGCACCGGATCTGCGGCACACCACCGTCACCTGCGGCCACTTCATGGCAGAAGAAGCCCCTGCCGACATTGCCAAGGCACTTCGAGACCTCCTCGCCCGCTGA
- a CDS encoding AfsR/SARP family transcriptional regulator has protein sequence MRVAFGVLGPVVAWDGASGAIALKGPRHRAVLARLIVARRRVVPVTRLVEDLWEDPPADGAGAVRTFVAALRRALEPQRPPRARARLLVTEGSGYALHAEPGGVDAWRFEQAVAAAATLPPQDGLARLEEALGWWRGPAYADFTEESWARAERSRLGELRLHAVERQAEARLALGLAGEAVPDLDAHVTEHPWREDAWGLLALALYRTGRQGDALAVLRRARTLLVKQLGVDPGPGLRRLEGDILDHADHLYPASGPSGPAGRVWAQAAADYDRTVASGARARLESTVGLLRSLAVTGGEGLQAARRHRLAAITAAEELGDAELIARVIGAYDVPAIWTRVDDPQQAARVVAAAERTLAVLRPGAHPAARARLLSTIAVESRGTGSARGPQAARQAEQIARRLDDPTLLAFALNGVFMQTFHRAGLAPRRDAIGAELVDLSARNGLATWEVLGHLIRLQARSALGDFPTADGHAAAADRLAERHELPLVGVFTQWYRALQLATTGTASTAEVEAAYQDAAARLSGAGMPGLERGLLPLALLSLRLQHAQPAQAHERTDWGPYEPWARPLVLLAQHRPGDVTAVLRQLPEPPRDLLFEALWCLAARAAIAVGDRKTMERAYTELTPAAAELAGAGSGLLTLGPVAKHLNELATALKHPR, from the coding sequence GTGCGGGTGGCGTTCGGGGTGCTGGGGCCGGTGGTGGCTTGGGACGGTGCCAGCGGTGCGATCGCGTTGAAGGGGCCGAGGCACCGCGCGGTGCTGGCCCGGCTGATCGTCGCTCGCCGCCGCGTCGTCCCTGTGACGCGTCTGGTCGAGGACCTGTGGGAGGACCCGCCCGCTGATGGGGCAGGTGCGGTGCGCACCTTCGTGGCCGCGTTGCGCCGTGCGCTGGAGCCGCAGCGCCCGCCCCGTGCTCGGGCCCGGCTGCTGGTCACCGAGGGCTCGGGGTACGCGCTGCATGCCGAGCCGGGCGGGGTTGACGCCTGGCGTTTCGAGCAGGCGGTGGCCGCTGCCGCGACGCTGCCGCCCCAGGATGGGCTCGCCCGGCTCGAAGAGGCGCTGGGATGGTGGCGCGGGCCCGCCTACGCCGACTTCACCGAGGAGAGCTGGGCCCGCGCGGAGCGATCCCGCCTGGGCGAGCTGCGGCTGCACGCCGTCGAGCGGCAGGCCGAGGCCCGCCTGGCCTTGGGGCTCGCGGGCGAGGCGGTGCCGGATCTGGACGCGCATGTGACCGAGCACCCTTGGCGCGAGGACGCGTGGGGGCTACTGGCCCTCGCGCTGTACCGCACCGGCCGCCAGGGCGACGCGCTCGCGGTGCTGCGCCGGGCACGAACGCTCCTGGTCAAGCAACTGGGGGTGGATCCGGGCCCGGGTCTGCGCCGCCTGGAGGGGGACATCCTCGACCACGCAGACCACCTCTACCCCGCTTCCGGGCCCAGCGGTCCGGCGGGGCGGGTGTGGGCGCAGGCGGCCGCCGACTACGACCGAACCGTCGCATCTGGCGCTCGGGCGCGACTGGAGTCGACGGTGGGGTTGCTGCGCAGTCTCGCGGTGACCGGAGGCGAGGGCCTTCAGGCCGCCCGCCGGCACCGTTTGGCAGCCATCACAGCGGCGGAGGAGCTGGGCGACGCGGAACTGATCGCCCGTGTGATCGGTGCCTACGACGTCCCGGCGATCTGGACCCGCGTCGACGACCCGCAGCAGGCCGCGCGTGTCGTGGCGGCGGCCGAGCGCACCCTGGCTGTCCTCCGGCCGGGTGCGCACCCCGCGGCGCGGGCCCGCCTCCTGTCTACAATCGCCGTGGAGTCACGCGGCACCGGCTCGGCGCGCGGGCCCCAAGCCGCCCGGCAAGCGGAGCAGATCGCCCGCCGCTTGGACGACCCCACGCTGCTGGCGTTCGCCCTCAACGGCGTGTTCATGCAGACGTTCCACCGCGCGGGTCTGGCCCCGCGCCGGGACGCGATCGGCGCCGAGCTGGTCGACCTGTCTGCCAGGAACGGCCTGGCCACCTGGGAGGTGCTTGGACACCTCATCCGCCTCCAGGCCCGCAGCGCGCTCGGTGATTTCCCCACAGCCGACGGGCACGCGGCGGCGGCGGACCGCCTGGCCGAGCGTCATGAGCTGCCGCTGGTGGGCGTGTTCACCCAGTGGTACCGGGCACTGCAACTCGCCACGACCGGCACGGCATCGACGGCCGAGGTGGAGGCGGCCTACCAGGACGCCGCGGCGCGACTGAGCGGAGCCGGTATGCCCGGGCTGGAACGCGGACTGCTGCCGCTCGCCCTGCTGTCCCTGCGCCTGCAGCACGCACAGCCCGCCCAGGCCCACGAGCGCACCGACTGGGGACCCTACGAGCCCTGGGCCCGCCCCCTGGTGCTGCTGGCCCAACACCGCCCCGGTGACGTCACGGCGGTCCTGCGCCAGCTCCCGGAACCGCCCCGCGACCTGCTGTTCGAAGCCCTGTGGTGCCTCGCCGCACGGGCGGCGATCGCCGTCGGCGACCGGAAGACGATGGAGCGCGCCTACACCGAACTCACCCCCGCAGCGGCGGAACTGGCCGGGGCAGGCAGTGGCCTGCTCACCCTGGGCCCAGTGGCAAAGCACCTCAACGAACTCGCCACCGCCCTCAAGCATCCTCGGTGA
- a CDS encoding LacI family DNA-binding transcriptional regulator — MDDVGSERRRDGANKRPRLEDVAARVGVSTASVSLVLRGVSGPSERTRQRVLKAAAELGYQVDRTASLLASRRTRLLGVMVDIHSPFHAELVEHLHTAAEDVGYDLVLSTQTRTRGEHTAVETLLAFRSEALILLGPTAPADTLAALDRKAPVIAVGRRIADADLDVVRTADDDGVGQIVEHLVTLGHRAITYVDGGKGVIATDRRRGYRTAMRRHGLDANISVLRGDHTEAAGERAARHLLDGGELPTAVVAFNDQAAIGVLAALSRAGVAVPEEVSVVGYDDDALSRLSCFNLTTVSQSADEQARHAVTAAVERLDQGRTEPREVVLAPHLVVRGTTAEPI; from the coding sequence GTGGACGACGTCGGTTCCGAGCGGCGTCGGGACGGTGCGAACAAACGCCCCCGGCTGGAGGACGTGGCCGCCCGCGTAGGCGTGTCCACCGCGTCCGTCTCCCTGGTACTGCGCGGCGTATCCGGTCCCAGCGAACGCACCCGGCAACGCGTCCTGAAAGCCGCCGCCGAGCTCGGCTACCAGGTCGACCGCACCGCCAGCCTGCTGGCCAGCAGGCGCACCCGGCTGCTCGGCGTCATGGTCGACATCCACAGCCCCTTCCACGCCGAACTGGTCGAGCATCTGCACACGGCCGCCGAGGACGTCGGCTACGACCTCGTCCTCAGCACCCAGACCCGCACCCGCGGCGAGCACACCGCCGTCGAGACACTGCTCGCCTTCCGCAGCGAGGCCCTGATCCTGCTCGGACCGACCGCCCCCGCCGACACGCTCGCCGCCCTCGACCGAAAGGCACCGGTCATCGCCGTCGGCCGCCGGATCGCCGACGCCGACCTGGACGTCGTCCGCACCGCGGACGACGACGGGGTCGGCCAGATCGTCGAGCATCTGGTGACACTCGGGCACCGTGCGATCACCTACGTCGACGGCGGCAAGGGCGTCATCGCCACCGATCGCCGCCGTGGCTACCGCACCGCCATGCGCCGCCACGGCCTCGACGCAAACATCAGTGTCCTGCGCGGAGACCACACCGAAGCCGCGGGCGAACGTGCCGCCCGCCACCTCCTCGACGGCGGCGAACTGCCCACCGCCGTCGTCGCGTTCAACGACCAGGCCGCCATCGGAGTCCTGGCCGCCCTCTCCCGTGCGGGTGTCGCCGTCCCGGAGGAGGTGTCCGTGGTCGGTTACGACGACGACGCCCTCTCCCGTCTGAGCTGCTTCAATCTGACCACCGTCAGCCAGAGCGCCGATGAACAGGCCCGCCACGCGGTGACCGCCGCCGTCGAACGCCTCGACCAGGGCCGCACCGAGCCCCGCGAGGTCGTCCTCGCCCCGCACCTCGTCGTACGCGGCACCACAGCCGAGCCCATATGA
- a CDS encoding sugar ABC transporter substrate-binding protein has protein sequence MKRTPLPRSRRIAPAVAVAAAAALTLAGCSSGSGGKKAEESGAAASAGKANTPRMTIAMVTHAPSGDTFWDTIRKGAEAAAAKDNVKLIYSNDETAGDQANLVQNAIDQKVDGIAVTLAKPDAMKAVVAKAEKAGIPVVGFNAGLSDWKKQGLLSFFGQDESVSGQALGTKLNTTGAKHTLCVIQAQGDVNLEERCAGVKKTFSGKTDILYVNGTDMPSVKSTITAKLTQDKSIDEVVTLGAPFALTAAQSASEAGSKAKVATFDLNKDLISGIEKGSIQFAVDQQPYLQGYLAVDSLWLYKTNGNYSGGGEQPILTGPAFVDKSNVDAVAKFAAKGTR, from the coding sequence ATGAAGCGCACTCCCCTCCCCCGTTCCCGCAGAATCGCCCCCGCCGTGGCCGTGGCCGCCGCGGCCGCGCTCACCCTCGCCGGCTGTTCCAGCGGCTCCGGCGGCAAGAAGGCCGAAGAGAGCGGGGCCGCCGCCTCCGCCGGCAAGGCCAACACCCCCCGCATGACGATCGCGATGGTCACCCACGCCCCCTCCGGCGACACGTTCTGGGACACCATCCGGAAGGGGGCCGAGGCAGCCGCCGCCAAGGACAACGTCAAGCTCATCTACTCCAACGACGAGACCGCGGGCGACCAGGCCAACCTCGTGCAGAACGCGATCGATCAGAAGGTCGACGGCATCGCCGTCACCCTCGCCAAGCCGGACGCCATGAAGGCCGTGGTCGCCAAGGCGGAGAAGGCCGGCATTCCGGTCGTCGGCTTCAACGCCGGCCTGTCCGACTGGAAGAAGCAGGGCCTGCTGTCGTTCTTCGGCCAGGACGAGTCCGTCTCGGGCCAGGCACTCGGCACCAAGCTCAACACCACCGGCGCCAAGCACACCCTGTGCGTCATCCAGGCCCAGGGCGACGTCAACCTCGAAGAGCGCTGCGCCGGTGTGAAGAAGACCTTCAGCGGCAAGACCGACATCCTCTACGTCAACGGCACCGACATGCCGTCGGTGAAGTCGACGATCACCGCCAAGCTCACGCAGGACAAGTCCATCGACGAGGTCGTCACACTCGGCGCCCCGTTCGCCCTGACGGCCGCGCAGTCGGCGTCCGAGGCCGGCAGCAAAGCGAAGGTCGCCACCTTCGACCTCAACAAGGACCTCATCTCCGGCATCGAGAAGGGCAGCATCCAGTTCGCGGTCGACCAGCAGCCCTACCTCCAGGGTTACCTGGCGGTCGACTCCCTGTGGCTCTACAAGACCAACGGCAACTACAGCGGCGGTGGCGAGCAGCCGATCCTGACCGGACCGGCCTTCGTCGACAAGTCCAACGTCGACGCTGTCGCCAAGTTCGCCGCGAAGGGCACCCGGTGA